In Trichocoleus sp. FACHB-46, one DNA window encodes the following:
- a CDS encoding glycosyltransferase: protein MSRFQHFLITRINIDWNISKPRSQQERNNIDFLKYRLDIFEKTCYPSVKAQTEKKFTWLILLDAELPSMFRERIQSYRSHSNIEILPVYISSKENCLSELKAAISEKISKATTHIITTNLDSDDAVSRKFISTIQNQFREQDSEFINFPFGYLYQLKEQKAFLREWLTAPCYTLIEDRKNFETVLKYGHDQISNYKVCHVFTTPMWLMTAHNMNVRTKFDVAAAWQPTNRVSEEFCINLELPKKRLLEGSKEFFTESLNVVLSRRSWDTPKVKFRKIVNIFSPFLIRLARRAQYSQKNQSLSS, encoded by the coding sequence ATGAGCAGGTTTCAGCATTTTTTGATTACACGAATCAATATAGATTGGAATATCTCCAAACCGCGATCGCAGCAAGAGCGGAATAACATAGATTTCTTAAAATACAGATTAGATATTTTTGAGAAAACTTGCTATCCATCTGTTAAGGCACAAACAGAAAAAAAGTTTACTTGGCTAATACTTCTGGACGCTGAATTGCCAAGCATGTTCAGAGAACGAATTCAAAGTTATCGTTCTCACTCTAATATTGAAATTCTGCCTGTTTATATCAGCAGCAAAGAAAATTGTTTAAGTGAGTTGAAAGCAGCGATCTCTGAAAAAATTTCAAAAGCAACTACACACATTATCACTACTAACCTGGATAGTGACGATGCTGTATCCCGAAAATTTATTTCCACTATACAAAATCAGTTTCGGGAGCAAGATTCTGAGTTTATTAATTTCCCCTTTGGCTATTTATATCAATTAAAAGAGCAAAAGGCTTTTCTGCGAGAGTGGCTAACTGCACCATGCTACACCTTGATTGAGGATCGTAAGAATTTTGAAACTGTCTTGAAGTATGGTCATGATCAAATCTCAAACTATAAGGTTTGTCATGTGTTTACTACTCCTATGTGGTTAATGACCGCTCACAATATGAATGTGAGGACAAAGTTTGATGTTGCTGCTGCATGGCAACCCACCAATAGAGTCAGTGAAGAGTTTTGCATAAATCTTGAGTTGCCGAAGAAAAGATTGTTGGAAGGTTCTAAAGAATTTTTCACAGAATCTTTGAATGTAGTTTTGTCGAGGCGAAGTTGGGATACTCCAAAAGTTAAATTCAGAAAAATAGTAAATATTTTTTCCCCATTTCTGATCCGTTTGGCTAGAAGAGCCCAATACTCGCAAAAAAATCAAAGTCTTTCATCGTAA
- a CDS encoding methylated-DNA--[protein]-cysteine S-methyltransferase, producing MALGLTPATDQRWGKGAQVCFSTASCSLGLLLVAATPKGLCSVALGDSQEKLVAALRQDFPAANIHSDDSHLQAWSASLLRHLAGQEPRLDLPLDIPATAFQWRVWQILRSINYGDTRSYSQVAEMMGQPQAVRAVARACATNPVALVVPCHRVVRSDGSLGGFRWGLERKQALLAQERQYL from the coding sequence TTGGCGTTGGGCCTAACTCCAGCAACTGACCAGCGTTGGGGTAAAGGAGCACAAGTGTGCTTTAGTACTGCGTCCTGCTCGTTGGGGTTACTGCTGGTTGCGGCCACGCCAAAAGGTCTGTGTTCCGTTGCGCTGGGTGACTCACAGGAGAAGCTGGTAGCTGCCTTACGCCAAGATTTTCCTGCGGCTAACATTCATTCAGATGATTCACATCTGCAAGCTTGGAGTGCATCCCTTCTGAGACACTTAGCAGGGCAGGAACCGCGCCTAGATTTACCTTTGGATATCCCAGCCACAGCGTTTCAGTGGCGCGTTTGGCAGATTCTGCGTTCCATTAACTACGGTGACACTCGCTCCTACTCACAAGTGGCCGAAATGATGGGGCAACCACAAGCAGTGCGGGCAGTGGCGCGGGCTTGTGCAACTAATCCGGTAGCGCTAGTAGTGCCATGCCATCGAGTGGTGCGAAGTGATGGTTCGCTGGGTGGTTTTCGTTGGGGCTTAGAACGTAAACAGGCGTTGCTGGCTCAAGAACGTCAGTATTTGTAG
- a CDS encoding prohibitin family protein: MKSSYLQIWQSLVLGVIVSVLVLVSFNSFIVINPGEAGVLSILGKAKDGVLEEGLHFKPPLVSQVAIYDLTVQKFEVPAQSSTRDLQDLSARFAINFRIDPAEVVEIRRKQGTLANIVSKIIAPQTQESFKIAAARRTVEEAITKRNDLKEDFDTALGQRLEKYGILVIDTSVVDLTFSPEFARAVEEKQIAEQRAQRAVYVAQEAEQEAQADINRARGRAEAQRLLAETLKAEGGQLVLQKEAIEAWRQGGSQMPEVLVMGDKGNNVPFLFNLGNLQQAPKLRSEGT; the protein is encoded by the coding sequence TTGAAAAGCTCCTATTTACAAATCTGGCAATCACTGGTGCTAGGGGTTATCGTTTCCGTTTTAGTCTTGGTCAGTTTCAATTCTTTTATTGTCATCAATCCTGGTGAAGCAGGAGTACTGAGCATTTTGGGTAAGGCCAAAGATGGGGTACTCGAAGAAGGATTGCACTTCAAACCGCCGCTGGTTTCCCAAGTGGCGATCTACGATTTGACTGTGCAGAAATTTGAAGTGCCTGCCCAAAGCTCCACTCGAGATCTGCAAGACTTATCGGCCCGCTTTGCCATCAACTTTCGGATTGATCCAGCCGAAGTAGTAGAGATTCGGCGTAAGCAAGGCACCTTGGCAAACATTGTCTCCAAAATCATTGCGCCGCAAACTCAAGAATCCTTCAAGATTGCGGCAGCGAGAAGAACAGTCGAAGAAGCTATTACCAAGCGCAATGACCTCAAAGAAGACTTCGACACAGCCCTGGGTCAGCGATTGGAAAAGTACGGCATTTTGGTGATCGATACGAGCGTAGTAGATCTTACCTTCTCGCCAGAGTTTGCCAGAGCCGTAGAGGAAAAGCAGATCGCGGAGCAACGGGCACAGCGAGCCGTATATGTGGCGCAAGAAGCCGAGCAAGAAGCCCAAGCAGACATTAACCGAGCGCGAGGCAGAGCGGAAGCCCAACGCCTACTAGCCGAAACCCTCAAAGCCGAGGGAGGCCAACTCGTGCTTCAAAAAGAAGCGATCGAAGCTTGGCGACAGGGTGGCTCTCAAATGCCTGAAGTGTTAGTCATGGGTGACAAGGGAAATAACGTCCCTTTCTTGTTCAACCTAGGTAATTTACAGCAAGCACCCAAACTTAGATCGGAAGGCACTTAG
- a CDS encoding PAS domain-containing sensor histidine kinase gives MRTSTEISTEIEEKFGFVPPFFSPALATPAILENLWQQTLAAYLENPLPALFKEKLSGYLSRFCPVPYCLICHSCSLYALGMQAPEILAFLELAPPNQQEIDRHLDRLAAQANVAQLFSELSSTLSESLLCCAIFIALQADRAEDCRRELRQLLGNENYHYLVTFIAYIKTSHEWMKAHPDVTYEADRRFQENFATLVEQEPRLADFFNTYWLRVQQELLGGAGWMQPQATNAAEADREAAMAIANVNFAQAINSASDGILLSDPNQSDNPIIYTNPAFSRITGYSATEALGRNCRFLQGEATDPHTVAQIRQAIAQRREIQTTILNYRKDGQPFWNQLRISPVCTKGGELLYFVGLQTDITEREQTEEQIREHALLFNHSQDAILVLDLENRILFWNSGATRLFGWAANEAIGHYLDELLFDELGPSLQSAQKAVNQQGEWQGELCQRTKDGRQVTVESRWSLIRQNQIPKSILIVNTDITQRKQAENQRLRTQRFEGISTVTKGLAHDLNNALAPILMAVQLLSQKLQDEQSQQLLVMLEKNAKRSASLLQQVLDFVRGIEGEKRTIDVNQLISGVEQTLKQQFPRNILIRTNLAVTDLWLITGDTEQLHQALICLCDNAQDAMPNGGILRLVADNLWIDPSNIWAHPVSKPGPYVVVTVADTGLGISGENLHRIFDPFFTTKAFGQGTGLGLSTVVGIIKGHGGAVDVSSAVGKGSQFKVYLPGIPRPTPGNNSPLLSTESSLILIVEGNSDTRELSKTLLESCGYQVLTAGDGIEAIALYAHHWSEVCLVVIDMAVPELDGPTVIQALHKINSQVWVVVSTDKPLPDLVSTELRSNIKAVLNQPYTHEELTNTLQTIFRR, from the coding sequence ATGCGCACTAGTACAGAAATTTCTACAGAAATTGAGGAGAAGTTTGGATTTGTTCCACCTTTTTTCTCACCTGCGTTAGCAACTCCAGCAATCTTAGAAAACCTTTGGCAGCAAACTCTAGCAGCCTATCTTGAAAATCCCTTGCCCGCATTATTTAAGGAAAAACTTTCAGGTTATCTTTCCCGCTTCTGTCCAGTTCCCTATTGCCTCATCTGCCACAGTTGCTCACTTTATGCACTGGGTATGCAAGCGCCAGAAATTCTAGCTTTTCTTGAATTAGCGCCTCCCAACCAACAAGAGATCGATCGCCATCTAGATCGGCTAGCGGCACAAGCAAACGTAGCGCAGCTTTTCTCAGAGTTGAGTTCAACTCTAAGTGAAAGTCTTTTGTGCTGTGCCATCTTTATCGCGTTACAAGCAGACCGTGCCGAAGATTGCCGTCGAGAGCTGCGCCAGCTTTTAGGCAATGAGAATTATCACTATCTTGTCACCTTCATCGCTTACATTAAGACTAGCCATGAATGGATGAAAGCTCACCCGGATGTCACCTATGAAGCTGACAGACGCTTTCAAGAAAATTTTGCGACTTTGGTTGAGCAAGAGCCTCGGCTAGCAGATTTTTTCAATACTTATTGGCTAAGAGTTCAGCAGGAGTTGTTAGGCGGGGCGGGCTGGATGCAACCCCAAGCAACCAACGCGGCGGAAGCGGATAGAGAGGCGGCAATGGCGATCGCCAATGTCAACTTTGCTCAGGCGATCAACTCTGCCTCGGATGGCATCTTATTGAGCGATCCTAACCAGAGCGATAATCCAATTATTTACACCAATCCTGCTTTCTCTCGAATTACGGGCTACTCTGCCACAGAAGCTTTGGGTCGTAACTGCCGCTTTTTGCAAGGCGAAGCTACTGACCCCCACACAGTCGCTCAGATTCGTCAGGCGATCGCACAACGCCGAGAGATCCAAACCACAATCCTGAACTACCGCAAAGATGGCCAGCCTTTCTGGAATCAACTCAGAATTTCTCCAGTGTGTACCAAGGGCGGTGAGCTACTTTACTTTGTTGGCCTCCAAACAGACATTACCGAGCGCGAGCAAACGGAAGAACAAATTCGCGAACATGCGTTGCTCTTTAACCATTCCCAGGATGCCATTCTGGTTTTAGATCTAGAAAACCGCATTCTCTTTTGGAACAGTGGTGCAACTCGCTTGTTTGGTTGGGCAGCCAATGAAGCGATCGGACATTACCTGGATGAATTGCTATTTGACGAACTGGGTCCAAGCCTCCAATCTGCTCAAAAAGCGGTGAATCAACAGGGAGAGTGGCAAGGTGAGTTGTGTCAACGCACAAAAGACGGCAGGCAGGTGACGGTTGAGAGTCGTTGGTCTCTAATTCGGCAAAACCAGATCCCTAAATCAATCTTGATCGTCAATACTGACATCACGCAGAGAAAACAAGCAGAGAATCAACGCTTACGGACTCAGCGCTTCGAGGGCATCAGCACCGTGACTAAGGGACTGGCCCATGATCTCAACAATGCGCTCGCACCCATTTTGATGGCAGTCCAACTGCTCTCTCAAAAGCTGCAAGATGAACAGAGCCAACAACTCCTGGTGATGTTAGAGAAGAATGCCAAACGGAGTGCTAGTTTGCTGCAACAGGTACTGGATTTCGTCCGGGGAATTGAGGGCGAAAAGCGAACCATTGACGTGAACCAATTAATTTCAGGGGTTGAGCAAACTCTTAAACAACAGTTTCCCCGGAATATCCTAATTCGGACTAACCTAGCGGTTACAGACCTTTGGCTGATTACGGGAGACACTGAGCAACTGCATCAAGCCCTAATCTGTCTCTGTGATAACGCTCAAGATGCCATGCCTAACGGTGGGATTCTTCGCCTAGTTGCAGACAACCTCTGGATTGATCCGAGTAATATTTGGGCACACCCAGTCTCTAAGCCTGGTCCCTATGTGGTGGTTACGGTGGCTGATACGGGGCTAGGGATTTCTGGAGAAAACCTCCACCGTATTTTTGACCCCTTCTTCACCACCAAAGCCTTTGGTCAAGGCACAGGCTTAGGGTTATCAACGGTAGTAGGCATTATCAAAGGGCATGGAGGAGCCGTAGATGTATCCAGTGCTGTCGGTAAAGGGTCACAATTCAAGGTGTATTTGCCTGGCATTCCTCGTCCTACCCCCGGCAATAATTCACCCTTGCTCAGCACCGAAAGTAGCTTAATTCTAATTGTCGAGGGCAATTCGGATACTCGTGAGCTGAGCAAAACGCTGCTAGAGAGTTGTGGTTATCAGGTTTTAACGGCAGGTGATGGCATAGAAGCGATCGCCCTTTACGCTCATCACTGGTCTGAGGTTTGCTTAGTGGTGATCGACATGGCCGTTCCAGAACTTGATGGCCCCACCGTGATTCAGGCATTGCACAAAATCAACTCGCAGGTTTGGGTTGTTGTCAGTACTGACAAGCCACTCCCTGATCTCGTCAGTACTGAGCTAAGAAGCAATATTAAGGCCGTGCTCAATCAGCCTTACACGCACGAGGAACTGACGAACACGCTACAGACCATTTTTAGGCGCTAA
- a CDS encoding tetratricopeptide repeat protein, whose translation MGLNLLRLLQSPNPDKPLGGRYKVLSKLGAGGFGQTFLAEDMHLPDHPCCVVKQLKPQVTDASSLQTARRLFDTEAKVLYQLGSHDQIPRLMAHFEEDQEFYLVQEFIDGASLSEELIAGQPWPEARVLALLQDILHALAFVHEQHVIHRDIKPPNLMRRRQDGKIVLIDFGAVKQVSTQIVTAKSGHTNLTISIGTQGYMPNEQLGGNPRFSSDLYAVGMIGIQALTGVHPRHLSEDVKTGEIQWRDRATHATPELADLLDRMVRYDFRARYTTASDALAALQALPAELLAAIAVSVPPNPIAENTADVNTDVDTIAIPAQSTPPTVTAPTLAVAGPPANQPVHAASNPLPSTTALPETQPSPSARSSIPTAVLPSATQSQSVKPKAILAVLVAITATFLVAKALFTAKPATQTASTSATTAQPASSPSANPTPAATPAPSAQATAPQTASPTPAAAPIPTAPSAAPAQPPIAPLLAQADGLRSVNQPEKALALYDQAIAQDPTNAAAQWGRCYSLNQLQRPGEAITACDKALASNPKSPEALWSKGYALDQLKRHSEAIALYDQAIALKPNFAEAWSNKGSALLLLDRPDEAVAAYDQATTLKPDLAEAWNNRGVALWSLQRFDEAVTSIDKAIQIKPDYPDAIQVRQKMRQKLGR comes from the coding sequence ATGGGCTTAAATCTTTTACGGTTACTGCAATCACCGAACCCTGACAAACCCCTCGGCGGACGTTATAAAGTCCTGAGCAAGCTGGGAGCGGGAGGTTTTGGGCAGACGTTTCTGGCAGAAGATATGCATTTGCCCGACCATCCTTGCTGCGTGGTCAAGCAATTGAAACCTCAAGTCACCGATGCCAGCAGCCTGCAAACTGCCAGGCGCTTATTTGATACCGAGGCCAAAGTGCTCTACCAGCTCGGTAGTCATGACCAAATTCCTCGGCTCATGGCTCACTTCGAGGAAGACCAAGAGTTCTATCTGGTGCAAGAGTTTATTGATGGGGCATCCCTTTCCGAGGAGCTAATTGCTGGACAGCCTTGGCCCGAAGCGCGAGTCTTGGCATTGTTGCAAGATATTTTGCACGCGCTTGCCTTTGTGCATGAGCAGCATGTGATTCACCGCGACATTAAGCCACCTAATCTGATGCGTCGCCGTCAGGATGGCAAAATCGTGCTGATTGATTTTGGTGCCGTGAAACAGGTGAGTACCCAAATTGTCACTGCGAAGTCTGGACATACGAATCTCACCATTTCGATTGGCACTCAGGGCTACATGCCCAACGAGCAACTGGGCGGCAACCCTCGCTTCAGTAGCGACCTTTATGCAGTCGGGATGATCGGCATTCAAGCGCTCACAGGGGTTCATCCTCGACATCTCAGTGAAGACGTTAAAACTGGAGAAATCCAATGGCGTGACCGTGCTACTCATGCGACTCCTGAGTTAGCAGACCTTCTCGATCGCATGGTGCGATACGATTTCCGGGCCCGCTACACGACTGCAAGTGATGCCTTGGCCGCGTTACAAGCTTTACCTGCTGAATTATTAGCCGCGATCGCTGTCTCTGTCCCCCCTAACCCGATCGCTGAAAATACAGCAGATGTAAATACAGATGTAGATACAATTGCCATCCCAGCTCAATCGACACCCCCTACAGTCACCGCTCCTACCCTGGCTGTAGCAGGTCCGCCTGCGAATCAGCCTGTTCATGCTGCGAGTAATCCGCTACCTTCGACTACAGCACTCCCAGAGACACAACCTTCTCCCTCGGCTAGAAGTTCCATACCTACGGCTGTTTTACCGAGTGCCACCCAGAGCCAAAGCGTGAAGCCTAAAGCGATTTTGGCAGTTTTAGTGGCGATCACTGCGACTTTCTTGGTTGCCAAAGCTTTATTTACCGCTAAGCCTGCTACACAGACCGCCTCTACTTCAGCCACCACTGCCCAACCTGCTTCCTCTCCCTCCGCCAATCCCACTCCTGCTGCGACTCCAGCCCCCTCTGCTCAAGCCACCGCTCCTCAAACCGCATCCCCAACCCCTGCTGCGGCACCGATTCCCACCGCTCCCAGTGCCGCCCCCGCTCAACCTCCGATCGCCCCGCTCTTGGCACAAGCGGATGGTTTGCGCAGCGTCAATCAGCCAGAGAAAGCTTTGGCTCTTTACGACCAAGCGATCGCCCAAGACCCAACCAACGCCGCTGCCCAATGGGGTCGTTGCTACAGCTTGAACCAATTGCAGCGGCCCGGAGAAGCCATTACTGCTTGTGACAAAGCGCTAGCAAGTAATCCTAAATCTCCAGAAGCTTTGTGGAGTAAGGGTTATGCTTTAGATCAGCTCAAGCGCCATTCGGAAGCGATCGCCCTCTATGACCAAGCGATCGCCCTGAAACCCAACTTTGCAGAAGCTTGGAGCAACAAAGGATCGGCACTACTGCTCCTAGATCGGCCTGATGAAGCAGTTGCAGCCTATGACCAAGCCACCACATTGAAACCTGACTTAGCTGAAGCTTGGAATAATCGCGGTGTAGCGCTTTGGAGCTTGCAGCGCTTTGATGAAGCGGTGACCTCGATTGATAAAGCCATCCAAATCAAGCCAGATTATCCAGACGCCATTCAAGTACGGCAGAAAATGCGACAAAAGTTAGGGCGCTAA
- a CDS encoding FHA domain-containing protein has product MSTDESVYVQLVWEDTASGEVQQPLLAAPIAIGRERDQMPENLGDKPISHLELAHKEVSRFHTLITVANSQLYITDRSANGTFLNGRAIRPGSHPFSSKDTIRIGPYKIIATVMGEGDPNATALNRERTHFDQQPSALHKNTMVIWLIGGIVLLLMGVGAWGLVSTLLERSRPQVPETPAPTRPAPNS; this is encoded by the coding sequence ATGTCTACTGATGAGTCTGTGTATGTACAACTAGTTTGGGAAGACACAGCAAGTGGAGAGGTGCAGCAACCATTGCTCGCTGCGCCGATCGCAATTGGTCGAGAACGGGACCAAATGCCAGAAAATCTGGGCGACAAACCAATCTCCCATCTAGAGTTAGCCCACAAAGAAGTTTCGCGCTTTCACACCCTGATCACAGTCGCGAACTCTCAGCTTTATATCACCGATCGCAGTGCTAACGGTACCTTTCTGAATGGTCGGGCGATTCGTCCCGGCAGTCATCCATTTTCTAGTAAAGATACCATTCGCATCGGACCCTACAAAATTATCGCTACGGTCATGGGGGAAGGTGACCCCAATGCCACCGCTCTGAACCGAGAGCGCACTCATTTTGACCAACAGCCCAGCGCTCTGCACAAAAACACGATGGTAATTTGGCTGATCGGCGGTATTGTGCTGTTGTTGATGGGAGTAGGAGCTTGGGGCTTAGTTAGCACGTTGCTAGAGCGATCGCGGCCTCAAGTCCCAGAAACCCCTGCCCCCACTCGTCCTGCTCCTAATTCGTGA
- a CDS encoding mechanosensitive ion channel domain-containing protein yields MTAPKPTFCRLRSHDSRLQRAWQGWRRRLLWHDGRSRRVQRRWGWLWLGLLTCWLTLWLTFIPSSGLAQTSSSNRAAQSPVVLDGRVLFQVGNFGNFTALERAAIVNAALEQEVRSPQPAVIEVAEENQQTIIRSQPNDRTLLTVTERDVLQGTNPVSQGRFWSRLIEAAVRQGQLERGSAYFQQALVFSSVVLLGAIAIQLILWVGERFLVRQLARHLGHPASSLHPWEQPAKLLLHLALIGLQAGLWTAVAWYVTDLFPEARSWRYRLFNFLTVPVVSLGESNYSALQLLLLLAFTSGLWFAVSGLTRLFRFYVLARTGAEPRVQELLAVLTQYVMTFLGLIVLLQIWGLDVRSLAILASVLGVGIGFGVQNITNNFISGLIITLERPIQVGDLIKVNELLGTVKRIGARSTEISTFDQVTIIVPNSRFLESEVINWSHGDPVSRLKLAVGVAYGSDIEQVQAALLEAAKSHPEVLVKPQPEVWFQGFGDNSLNFELLVWTGEPKKQFRVKSDIYYRIEASLRRNEIEIPFPQRDLHVRSPELKQLLASLQPPPFPSWKPQRSISNGNKSSDRPISTLPESPDGFAGAAVTMLALDDSSHSDLDTLITTMRGPAGLKIQDRRYRLNLYPACFTGAEAVEWFVQTQNCTREAAIQLGQSLIEQGVIHHVLDERPFEDGYVFYRFYADEENANAENADGENTDETEISDR; encoded by the coding sequence ATGACTGCTCCGAAGCCTACGTTTTGCCGCCTGCGATCGCATGACTCAAGGCTGCAACGAGCGTGGCAAGGATGGCGGCGACGGCTTTTATGGCACGATGGGCGATCGCGGCGGGTGCAACGGCGCTGGGGTTGGCTGTGGTTAGGGTTGCTAACCTGTTGGCTAACGCTCTGGCTCACATTCATCCCCAGCTCAGGGTTGGCTCAGACTAGCTCCAGTAATCGAGCTGCCCAATCCCCTGTGGTGCTCGATGGTCGGGTGTTGTTTCAAGTTGGTAATTTTGGCAATTTCACTGCCTTAGAGCGGGCAGCGATTGTCAATGCAGCGCTAGAGCAGGAAGTGCGCTCTCCTCAACCCGCCGTGATTGAGGTAGCCGAAGAAAATCAACAAACTATTATTCGCAGCCAACCCAACGATCGCACCTTGCTTACCGTCACCGAGCGGGATGTGTTGCAAGGCACGAACCCAGTTAGTCAAGGCCGATTTTGGAGTCGTTTGATTGAGGCGGCAGTACGGCAAGGCCAGCTAGAGCGTGGTTCTGCTTATTTTCAGCAAGCTTTGGTATTTAGCTCAGTTGTGTTGTTAGGCGCGATCGCCATCCAGCTAATTTTATGGGTGGGTGAACGTTTCTTAGTCCGACAGTTAGCTCGGCATCTAGGGCATCCTGCTTCGTCTCTCCATCCTTGGGAGCAGCCTGCTAAATTGTTGCTGCACTTAGCCTTAATCGGCTTGCAAGCAGGGCTTTGGACTGCGGTGGCCTGGTACGTGACAGATCTCTTTCCCGAAGCTCGCAGTTGGCGCTATCGTCTGTTCAACTTCTTGACCGTGCCTGTGGTCAGCTTAGGCGAGAGTAACTATTCAGCGCTGCAACTGTTGTTGCTCCTAGCCTTTACATCAGGATTGTGGTTTGCTGTCAGCGGCCTAACTCGCCTGTTTCGGTTCTACGTCCTCGCTCGGACGGGCGCTGAACCGCGAGTGCAAGAACTGCTAGCTGTCTTAACCCAGTACGTCATGACCTTCTTAGGCTTGATTGTGCTGTTGCAAATCTGGGGTTTAGATGTCCGTTCTTTAGCCATTCTGGCCAGCGTCCTGGGGGTGGGGATTGGCTTCGGCGTTCAGAACATCACCAACAACTTCATCAGTGGTCTGATCATCACGTTAGAGCGACCGATCCAAGTCGGCGATCTGATTAAAGTCAATGAGCTATTGGGCACGGTGAAACGGATTGGGGCCCGGAGCACAGAGATTAGTACCTTCGACCAAGTAACGATTATTGTGCCCAACTCTCGTTTCTTGGAGAGTGAGGTAATCAATTGGAGCCACGGTGATCCAGTTTCGCGATTGAAGCTGGCTGTAGGAGTTGCCTACGGCTCAGACATCGAGCAGGTTCAGGCAGCGCTCTTGGAGGCGGCCAAGAGCCATCCCGAGGTGTTGGTGAAACCGCAACCCGAAGTTTGGTTCCAAGGCTTTGGCGACAATTCTTTGAACTTTGAGTTGCTGGTGTGGACTGGAGAGCCGAAAAAACAGTTTCGAGTCAAAAGCGATATTTACTACCGCATTGAAGCTTCGCTGCGCCGCAATGAGATTGAAATTCCGTTTCCGCAGCGAGATCTGCATGTGCGATCGCCCGAACTCAAGCAGTTGTTGGCCTCGTTGCAACCACCGCCGTTCCCGTCCTGGAAACCCCAGCGATCAATATCAAACGGAAATAAATCTAGCGATCGCCCCATTTCCACTTTGCCTGAATCTCCCGATGGATTTGCTGGAGCTGCTGTCACCATGCTCGCCCTTGACGACTCCAGCCACTCAGATCTGGACACCTTAATCACAACGATGCGAGGGCCAGCAGGGCTCAAAATTCAAGACCGCCGTTATCGCCTGAATCTTTATCCTGCCTGCTTTACGGGGGCCGAAGCGGTGGAGTGGTTTGTGCAAACCCAAAACTGTACCCGTGAGGCAGCGATTCAACTAGGCCAGAGCTTGATCGAGCAAGGCGTGATTCACCACGTCTTAGATGAGCGTCCGTTTGAAGATGGCTATGTTTTCTATCGCTTTTATGCCGATGAAGAAAATGCCAATGCGGAGAATGCTGATGGAGAGAATACCGATGAGACAGAAATCAGCGATCGTTGA
- a CDS encoding nucleoside hydrolase, producing the protein MSKPLVLLDHDGGVDDYLSTLLLMTMGHLHPLGVVVTPADCYIQPAVSATRKIIDLAGREEVPVAVSTVRGINPFPRLYRRDSWVVDHLPILNEAGTIQTPLVPESGQDFMVRSLREAPEPVTLLVTGPLTTVAIALDTAPDIEAKIKEIVWMGGAVQVPGNVEKSIEPGQDSSAEWNAYWDPIAVDRVWRSNIPIVLCSLDITNQVPVTSEFAHRLAKQRKYRLSDFAGQCYALVIPQDYYFWDVLATAYLAHPEFYELQEVETAIATTGPSQGRTQLSPGGRKIRMMTQVDRDRFYTYILQQWSR; encoded by the coding sequence ATGTCTAAACCCTTAGTTTTGCTGGATCACGATGGAGGCGTTGATGATTATCTGTCAACGCTGCTACTGATGACGATGGGGCACCTACACCCTCTAGGAGTCGTGGTGACACCAGCCGATTGCTACATTCAGCCTGCCGTTAGTGCTACGCGCAAAATTATCGATCTGGCGGGTCGGGAGGAAGTTCCGGTGGCAGTCAGTACAGTCCGAGGCATCAATCCCTTTCCCCGCCTCTATCGGCGAGATTCGTGGGTTGTAGATCACTTGCCCATTTTGAATGAGGCAGGAACCATTCAAACGCCTTTAGTCCCTGAGTCCGGACAAGACTTTATGGTGCGATCGCTGAGGGAGGCTCCAGAACCAGTAACGCTGTTGGTCACAGGGCCATTAACTACAGTCGCGATCGCCCTAGATACTGCCCCAGACATCGAAGCCAAAATCAAGGAGATTGTCTGGATGGGCGGTGCGGTGCAGGTGCCAGGTAATGTAGAGAAATCGATCGAACCGGGTCAGGACAGCTCAGCCGAATGGAATGCTTACTGGGACCCTATCGCTGTCGATCGCGTTTGGCGCAGCAATATTCCCATCGTGCTGTGCTCCCTAGACATCACCAATCAAGTGCCTGTCACCTCAGAGTTTGCTCACCGTCTCGCCAAGCAACGCAAATATCGACTCTCCGACTTCGCTGGGCAATGCTACGCCTTAGTGATTCCGCAGGATTACTACTTCTGGGATGTCCTCGCGACAGCTTATCTGGCTCATCCAGAATTCTATGAGCTGCAAGAAGTCGAAACGGCGATCGCCACCACCGGACCCAGCCAAGGCCGCACCCAACTATCCCCCGGAGGCCGCAAAATCCGCATGATGACTCAAGTTGATCGCGATCGCTTCTACACTTACATCCTCCAGCAGTGGTCCCGCTAG